Sequence from the Microbacterium sp. AZCO genome:
CGGTGCCGAGCGCGGCGCCCACCTCGCGGAAGTAGTTGTTCGTCGAGGTCGCGGTGCCGATGTCGGCGGCCGGCACGGCGTTCTGTACGACGAGGACGACGACCTGCATGATGAGGCCGAGGCCGGCACCGAACACGAACAGGTACACGCAGATCAGCCAGACGGGCGTCGAGGCGGTGAGGGTCGTCATGGCGAACATCGCGATGCCGGTGATGATCGTGCCGAGGATCGGGAAGATCTTGTACTTGCCGGTCTTCGTGATGAGCAGACCCGAGGCGATCGAGGTGCCCATGAGGCCCACCATCATGGGCAGCATGAGGAGACCGGATGCCGCGGCCGACGTGCCCGACGACATCTGGAGGAACGTGGGCACGAAGCCGATCGCGGCGAACATGCCGATGCCGAGCGCGAGGCCGATCGCGGTCGCGTTGACGAAGACGGGGTTGCGGAACATCGAGAGCGGCATGATCGGGTCGGCCGCGCGCGACTCGGTGAAGATGAACAGCGCTGCGGCGACCACGAGGCCCAGGCCCCACCACCACGTCGCCATCGAGTCCCACCCGAAGTCGGCCGAGCCGCCGAAGTCGGTGAAGAAGATGAGGCACGTCGTGGCGATCGAGAGGAACAGCACGCCGAGCCAGTCGATGGGCTTCTCGGCCTTCTTGTTCGGCAGCTGCAGCGCGAACAGGGCGATGAAGAACGCCGCGATGCCGACCGGGATGTTGATGTAGAACGCCCACTGCCACGTCAGGTGGTCGACGAAGAACCCGCCGAGGAGCGGGCCGGCGACGGCCGCGAGACCGAAGACCGCGCCGAGCGGGCCGAGGTACTTGCCGCGCTCGTTGGCGGGCACGATGTCGGCGATGATCGCCTGCGACAGGATCATGAGCCCGCCGCCGCCGAGGCCCTGGATGGCGCGGAAGACGACGAACATCCAGAAGTCGGTCGCGAACGCGCAGCCCACCGAGGCGAGGGTGAAGATCGCGATCGCCGCGAGGAAGAGCCGGCGCCGTCCGAGCACATCGCCGAACTTGCCGTAGATCGGCATGACGATCGTCGTCGCGAGGATGTACGCGGTCGAGATCCAGACCTGGTGCGAGACGCCGCCGAGCTCGCCGACGATCGTCGGCATGGCGGTCGAGACGATCGTCTGGTCGAGGCTGGAGAGCAGCATCCCGGCGATCAGCGCGGAGAAGATGATCCAGATGCGCCGCTTCGTGAGCAGCAGGGGAGCGGGCCCGGCGGAGATCGTCGGGACGGAGGCGGTGGCTGTCATCGGGTGTTTCCCATCAGTGCGGACTGGGTGGCGAAGAGCTCGCGCGCCGCGCCGATGCGCCGCTCGAAGATCTCGAGGAAGGTGTCGTCGTTCCCCGGCTGGAGGAACTCGCCGGCCGCCGCGCGCACGAGGGCGCCGACGACCTGGGCGGCGACCTCGGCGCGGAGGTCGCCGTCGGGCAGGCCCTCGCGCTGCACGATGAGCCGCGCGTCGAAGCGCTCACTCTCGGCGCCGAGCTCGAGCATCCGCGCGAGGAGGCGGGGCTCCTTCTCGACGGCGGCGAAGAGGTCGCGCACCGTGTCAGGGGCGATGTCGAGCGCGCGCCAGCGGTCCTCTGCCAGCACCGCGAGATCGGTGAGGAGCGTCGGTGAGAGCCCGCCGGGGGTGTGGCTGCCCTCGGCAAGGAAGCGGGCGACGGCCGCGGCATCCGACCGCTCGAGAGGAACCCCGAGCACCGCATCGTCTTTGGAGGCGAAGTAGTTGAAGAACGTGCGGCGGGAGACCGCAGCCTCGCTGCAGAGCTCTTCGACGGTGAAACCGGAGAGGCCGCGCTCGGCCGTGAAGTGCCGAGCCGCCCGAATGAGGGCGCGCGTCGTATCGGAGCGGCGCCGCTCGCGCGGAGAGTCTGCACTTTCTTCCATGGAGTGCATTTTTGCACCCGAGCGGGCTTAGTGCAAATCACTGTCCGGGTCTCGCCCTCATCGCCCATTGCGGTCGGGCGAACCGCCATGGTGCAATGACTCCAGGTTCCGTCTGATGCGGGGGGCGCATCCGAGGACGGACCCGGATTGCCCGGCGACGTCGTGCCCGCCGTTCCCTCGACGTGGGCCGGAGTCGACGCATCCCTTCCGACCCGCGTTCCCTCGCTGATCGGAAGGTGAACGAAATGAAACTGCTGCACGTCATCGCAAGCCCGCGACTGGATGGATCCCGGACCCTGGGCATCTCGCAGGCGCTGCTCGACGAGCTGGCCGGCCGCATCCCGGATCTGGAGATCGAGACCCTCGACCTCTTCCAGGAAGACCTGCCCGCCATCGCCGGCGACAACATCGACGCGAAGTACACGCTTCTCGCGCGTATGCCCATCGGGCGCGAGCACGCCGAGTCGTGGGCGGAGATCGAACGCGAGATCGAGCGGTTCCGCCGCGCCGACGCGTACGTCATCTCCACGCCGATGTGGAACTTCGGCATCCCGTACGTGCTCAAGTACTACATCGACTGCATCGTCCAGCCCGGTTACCTGTTCCGCTTCACCGAGCAGGGCTACCCGGAGCCCCTCCTCGAGGACCGGCCGACGATCGTCGTGTCGTCGTCGGGCAGTGACTACAGCGATGCCACTCCCATGAAGGCGCTCGACTTCCTGGAGCCCTACCTGCGCACGATCTTCGGATTCGTCGGGCTGCAGGACCTGACGTTCATCCGCGCGCACGGCGTCGACGTCTCGGAGCCGGCGCGGGATGCCGCGCTCGCGGGAGCGCTCGAGGAGGTGCGCGCCCTGGCGGCATCCGACCGGTGGCTGCGGGTGGCGGCGTGACGCCGCGGATCACGCGGCCGCGATGAGCACCTGCGGCGCGGACTGCTTGATCCGCGTCTGCAGCCACCGCTGCTGAACCGAGGTCTGCTCGTCGCACGACGAGCAGACCTCGAGCAGCTCGGTGTCGCGCAGCGAGTGCGCGGCCTGCTCGATCACGATCCAGGTCAGGTGCACGTAGCCCGCGAGCGCGTGCAGATCCTGCAGGTCGCGCAGCATCCCGAGCGGACCCGGCCGCGGTGCGCCGAGCCCCCTGTCCTCGAGCCGCTCGGGCTCGTCGTCGTGGGGACCGGCGCCGTACTTGCCGATGAGCGGCGACAGCTTCTGAGCATGCGAGACGCACTGCTTCGCGAGCGCCAGGCAGAGGTAGTGGATGTCGGGCTCGTCCCCGTGCGTCTCGGCCACCCGCACGAACGAGTCCGCCAGCGCGAGCTCGGACTCGGCCTGCAGGGTCAGGTACACGGGGAGCTTCATGACGCATCCCCGATGCGCTCGAGCCGCACGGCGGCGACCTTGAATACCGGCTGCTTCGAGACGGGATCCCACTCCGTCAGCGTCAGTTCATTCGCGGCGGTGGGATGCCTCGACTCGGCGTAGGGCGGAGCATCCCAGTATCCGTAATGGAACGGGGCGAAGACGGTCCCCGGCTGTATGTCGGTGATCCGCAGCGGCGCGACGATGCGGCCGCGCCGGGAGCGCACCTCGACGAGATCGCCGTCCGAGGCCCCGTGGGCCGCCGCTGTCGCGGCG
This genomic interval carries:
- a CDS encoding helix-turn-helix domain-containing protein, encoding MEESADSPRERRRSDTTRALIRAARHFTAERGLSGFTVEELCSEAAVSRRTFFNYFASKDDAVLGVPLERSDAAAVARFLAEGSHTPGGLSPTLLTDLAVLAEDRWRALDIAPDTVRDLFAAVEKEPRLLARMLELGAESERFDARLIVQREGLPDGDLRAEVAAQVVGALVRAAAGEFLQPGNDDTFLEIFERRIGAARELFATQSALMGNTR
- a CDS encoding MDR family MFS transporter, producing the protein MTATASVPTISAGPAPLLLTKRRIWIIFSALIAGMLLSSLDQTIVSTAMPTIVGELGGVSHQVWISTAYILATTIVMPIYGKFGDVLGRRRLFLAAIAIFTLASVGCAFATDFWMFVVFRAIQGLGGGGLMILSQAIIADIVPANERGKYLGPLGAVFGLAAVAGPLLGGFFVDHLTWQWAFYINIPVGIAAFFIALFALQLPNKKAEKPIDWLGVLFLSIATTCLIFFTDFGGSADFGWDSMATWWWGLGLVVAAALFIFTESRAADPIMPLSMFRNPVFVNATAIGLALGIGMFAAIGFVPTFLQMSSGTSAAASGLLMLPMMVGLMGTSIASGLLITKTGKYKIFPILGTIITGIAMFAMTTLTASTPVWLICVYLFVFGAGLGLIMQVVVLVVQNAVPAADIGTATSTNNYFREVGAALGTAVFGTLFTTRLTENLTKVFTDAGASAEQAGQATSTIDPSTLSQLPDAVRDGVVTAYADALAPVFWYLIPFIGVALILAIFLKEIPLSDVAGLVARGEAIGGDEAERLEAEQRAGADGKPAEPAIDPGR
- a CDS encoding NAD(P)H-dependent oxidoreductase; protein product: MKLLHVIASPRLDGSRTLGISQALLDELAGRIPDLEIETLDLFQEDLPAIAGDNIDAKYTLLARMPIGREHAESWAEIEREIERFRRADAYVISTPMWNFGIPYVLKYYIDCIVQPGYLFRFTEQGYPEPLLEDRPTIVVSSSGSDYSDATPMKALDFLEPYLRTIFGFVGLQDLTFIRAHGVDVSEPARDAALAGALEEVRALAASDRWLRVAA